ACCTAACACCTTATGCACCATCTGACACCATTTGATGATACCTGATACCATCTGATGTTACCTGACACACTGTCTGATGGTACCTGACACCATGTGATGTTGACACCATCTGATGGTACCCAACACTGCCTGAGGGGCAAGGTTCTTAGATAAAAACCCATCTCTTTTTCAGGAGATCCAAACCTCAACCAGCCCGGGAATTGGTCAAAAGAATGACCAAAGGGAAGCACTTAATAATTTGGGAAAAAACTTGTTGATGGAAGTgtaataaaagaatatatatttagtACAAACATAATCCAATTGCATTTCTTAGACTTACCCTTCCCCGAGAGAGAAACTGCTATGGGAACTGTTGAAGCCAGGTGATGGGGAATTGTTGACATAGGTGATCTCAGGCCATGGAGAACACTAAAAACAAAGGAGAATTTTGAGAACAAGAAAGCAGGTTTCCATGCAGTGAGCCACTAAAACATTTGCACTTCACAAGCACATCATATTCAGTCAAGAAAATATGCTCACAACGACATGTAGGCTGGAAAGGAATGTATACATGgatatgttttaaaacattttttttttcttttatgaatggcACTATGGGGATGGAGATGCATCTCAGTAACAGAGAGCTTGCCTAACACAGCAGGCCCAGGTCTCATGCCAAGCACACAGAATTAATGAATGACAGTACAAATTATGAACTGAAAAAATCCTTTTACCTCTGTGAGTATGGTTGTCTCATAGGAAGGTTGATATTTCTCTTTTTCATGGGGTGTGcgtttctccattttctctctatctgttttttgttttctgtctgcacCTTTAGGCTGAAATGAAAATAGGTTGCTTTAAATTTAAGTACTCACACTTTGACCcagaaatattactttaaaacacTTAACTATTCACATACAAAACAAGCGTGTATGTACAATAATGTAGAGACTATGCATCACCCTCACTGTCTGAAAATAGGATATTTAGATGTCTGATGCAGATGGAAAGATTGATAGAAAAACCACTAAAGTACATAgctaactgaaaaaaatctcaagtctCAAAACTACCCCTATAGTATACTCCCACTTATgttccaaagaaaggaaaatgtatgtGTACctatgcatgcatgttcatgaaAGAACAGAGGGATGAGAAGCATGTATAACAAGTTGTGACAATGGCTACCTCTGGAGAAAAGTTAGCGAGGCAATTCGGAAGAGTAAATAAGGAAGATTATAGTGCAGTGTCCCAAGTACTCTTACATCATTGACTCCCCgacatccttccctccctccctgcttccctctggggttttttgagatagaaacTTGCTATGTACCTCCAGTTCACCTGAACTTCATacattataggtgtgagccaccacacttggcttgaATTTCTTTCAACGAGAATGTATTTATccacatgataaaaacaaaaacaaagcagggaGTGGTAACACATGCCTACAGTCCCAGTACTTGAAGGCATaagcagaagaatcaggagttcaaggccatccttggctacttagCAAATCTGAGGCCACTCTGGGATACCTCAAAACCTATTCTGCCTCAtgactgcctcaaaacaacaaaaataatgcaCAAACTATTCATGCACCTAAATCAGTCATGACTTCTGAGAAACAGAAGAGCTCACAAGTCAATAGGCTTTAATGAGAGCCCTGCTCTGCCTGTCGCCTGCTGTACAGGTTTTTGTTACTCCACGCCAAGTCAATCCCCATGTAAACTACCTTAAGTGGTATTTCAGAGGTGTCTCAGCATCTAGCTCAGacaatttgtaattttaaaaacagataagTTGGCTGAGTGGTgtcggtgcatgcctttaatgccagcgctcgggaggcagaggcagatgaactcactctgtgaggccagcctgatctacacactgagttccaggacaggctccaaagctacacaaagaaaccttgtctcaaaaaaccaaagaaaacaaaacaaaacaaaagcagacaagTTGACTCACTACCTTGGCACCTCATGTTAAAATGGAATGACAAAGAAAGAGGttttagctgggtatggtggcacatacctttaattccagcagaggcagactgtgagttcaagaacggCCTGGTCtactacacagggagttccaggacagtcagggctacacagagaaaccctgtttcaacccTCCCTCccttgaaaaaaaaaggttttcagGCCAGCACATCGCCCAGGATACCTTGAAGACCTTGATCTGGCAGCTGGCTGAGTGCAAGTGTTCCGTGTACtctccattctcattctccttgaAAGTGTCGATTTGTACTCGGAATGGCACCCCCTTTTCTCCACCATGCTTCCTCATAGTGAACTCTGTGCTAATGCAGTGCACCTGGAAGGTAGTGACACCAAGGCTTCAATGCCACCAGCTAAACCAGCCAGCAATGTTTGAAAGCAACTAACAAAGGCAAAACTTTTAAAAGGCAATTATCAATACATATTAAAATCTTCTTATTTCTTAtagaggaaatgagaaacattAGTAATTCACAAATGTAAGCAAGTAAATTTACAGACCTAATGCCATCAAAgacatcaaaacaacaacaactgttTGAGGAACTTAATGTATTAAACCTCTGAGAACGCTGAGCTACCCAAACGTTAGTGAACTTTCATCTAGATTTTAAAAGGAGGCACAATCAGGCTGGGAATATAGTAAATATGAAAGTTCAGATGTAATAGGGGAAGATTTGCTTGGTTACTACTGAAGTCTAAGACTGTGGGTCCTAAGTGCAGCTCTCCTAGCTGACCTCTCACTAGCTTGGATCAACTCACTCTAAGCCTCAAAAACTATTCCTGGAGCTACTCGtttggctcagctgttaagaacacactgtattcttacagaggacccaagttcagttcccaacacccacttcaggtggctcacaactacccataactccagctctagtgGAATTaaatctctctggcctctgtgagcacctgcatgcacaaacccacacaatcTAAAAACAAtaaggaatatttttattataaatataagaattaaatatttcaaagactATCCCAGTTTCAAAGAACTATTTTTCAAAGTCTTAAAATAATGTTTGCAAAATATTAACATAGTGACCTTAATGGTAAGTATTTAATGAACTACTGGTTTAAATTATTACAAATAAAGAATTCTGAGGAATTTACCCAAAGGACATAATCACATATGCAAATAAACCTTAAGTATATATATGTTCAAAATAACTAtagataacaacaaaaaaataaaacaatttacctGTAAATAATTGTTAGGCAAATTATCTACAATCAAAGAATGGTATATATATTCTGGAGAGCTATAAGTAAATAAACTTCATAAAATTAGAAGAATTCAAAACTCTTCACATAGAGATGCCTGAATCTGATAGGCTAGACCCCTGAACTCTTCACATGGAGATGCTTGAACCTGACTGACAGTCTAGACCCCTGAACTCTTGACATGGAGATGCTTGAACCTGCCAGTCTAGACCCTTAAACTCTTGACATGGAGATGCCTGAACCTGCCAGTCTAGACCTCTGAACTCTTGACATGGAGAGGCCTGAAACTGAAAGGCCAGACCCCTGACAACCAGGGTGCAGCTCCATGAAAGAATGTGTgcggttttgtttttttgttgttgttgttgttttgttttgttttcttttttggtttttcgagacagggtttctctgtgtagctttggagcctatcctggcactcactctggagaccaggctggcctcgaactcacagagatccgcccgagtgctgggattaaaggcatgtaccaccaacgcctggcgaaaGAATGTGTGCTTAGCATGCAGAAGGCCACaggctcaatccccagcatgCACACTCttccacatgtgcatgcacacagctcAAGcacaaacaagcttcttttgtttgtttgtttgtttgttttgagatgggagtctctctatgtagccctagctgtcctggatctcattatgtagactaggcaggcctcaaattcataaaGATCTGCCAGTgtcagaattaaaggcatgcaccaccatgtccgcCTATATTGTTGCTAGTTTACTGTTTGAGACACAGCTCATATAGCTCagactgccttgaactcactgtgtaactttGATTTTTCCTACCTCTACTACCCAAGTGCTAaaattagaggtgtgcaccaccacaccaggtttaTAAaatccaggacctcatgcatgctaaacaagcactcaactaactgagctatatctccaacTCTGATAtgttttagtctttaaaaaaacaaactggtAGTAACAGGTGCTCTTTAAATCTGTAATGGCAACTGCAATGCCTTACCTGAATAAACACAGATGTCCTCTTAGTAGGGTCCCACAGGAACTCGACTGTATTTAGCTGGGTAGGATTGGCCCTGGGATCAATTATACCCACAGACATTGGAATATCTGAGAAATACAATAGGAATCACTGAACAATTATGAGggcttcttgtttttgttttttaagatggggGTCTCAATGCATTGCCTGGGCTCAAGCAATTCTGTCTCAACCTCTTGAGTAGTTGGGACTATAAacaggtgccaccatgcccatggcGACCATGGTTTTAAGTAAAAAAGCAACTGATTGTGATGGAACAAGTCTATATACTAGTTctaatataaaaattatgaaacTTTTTGCGACACaaccctcctgcttctacctcttgagAACTGGGATCAGAAAATTACAAATATTGTCAAAATAAGAAAGTACCTGAATGCTACTAGCAAAAAGTATCACAggcatttctcaaaaaaaaaaaaaaaaaagattaaaaatagagCTGGCATATTATCCAACACTCCCACTTCttagtaatgaaaacagaagtCTCTGAGTGTGGTGGTTCATATCAGTAGTGTGTACTCCAAAGACAGTCAGGAGGACCACCACAAGTAAGAAACCAAAGCAGAGACTCAAACAAATATTATCACGTCCATGTGCACAGGAACATTATCCAAAAGAGCCCAACAGTAAAAGCTCTCCATGTCCTCTCAGATGAGTCGGCTAACAGAATGCAGTGGACACTGGGTACTCTTCtgccttgaaaagaaaagaaattctgacaCACACTATAACATGTGAATCTTGAAAGGCTAACGCCAACTTATAGAAGCCAGGTCACAAAGGACAGATACTGCATAAGGTGCTTGGAGCAGGGCAGGAGAGGGGCTAACAGACTGGGGAAAAACTGAGTGAAAGCTACTACATGGAGTACAGATTTcagtctcacaaaacaaaaagagttctACAAATGGATAATGGTGATAATTAGACAAAGTAAATGcatttaacattattttatattattatttattattattatattatttatattatttatatttaataatatttatatttaataatatttatattattatttattattattataatattatttataatattattaatattatattacCACAGTTCAAAACAAAGGCACTCTGGAACAATGAACAAACTGCTTTGGAACTTGATGTTCATGTCTACTTCAATCCTGATGTCATCATATAAGAGGTATTCTTATACTTAGCAGTAAGTCACTTCAGGCTCCCTCCTAACTTAGCCTCTGAAGTGTGCACATCAGGGGCAATCAAGTAGGGACCAACTCTAGACTCAGACAGATGTTCTCCAAGCAGCAGCTTCTCGTGACTCACCTATGTCGAGAATCCTGTCTCCAGGCCGGTTCCACCTCCAGCCTTCCAGCTGCTGATGCTCTGTGTACTGCAGCCGCCTATCGTGGAACACTACCCGAAATATGCTCTAAAGGAAGGACAATGTCAGTCCACAGGCGTCTAGAAAACCAGTTCAGACAAAAGAAAACTAGCAGAGTTAATGCTAGTTGGCATTAACTAAAATTGTCTGTCCTTTTGAAGATTCCAAGCTGTCTGCATGAGTCTTAGCTCTCCCACTTGACCTCTGTGATTGCTCTGTAGGTAGAGGACTAGAAGCTACATGGCCCAGACTAGCATcagactttaaatttttaaaaaacatatttttttttatctgtgtgtgagtgcacaggTGGGTATATGCATGGCCATCTGTGGATGCACCACAGTACTCAGGCGCAGTGGACAAGATGAGGGAGTCTCtgctctccctccaccatgtgtgtcctaggaatcaaactcaggctgtaaggtttggcagcaagtacttttatccactgagccatctctgtagtcctggcATCAGACTCATGAtcctccctcctcagcctcccaagagctgggatggATCATCTATCATCTTTACAGTTAAATTGTTGATGGACTCCTGAGTGAAGTCTCTCTTTTTATGTGATCCCAGTCTGGTCTCCCAGTCCTCCAACTACCATAACCATTATGTgaagtatttttctctttgtaattcTTATTACacatccctctttctttccttactgAGAGGAGTGTATGCACACCAGATCCCGtataccatgtaggtgctgacgGCAGAATTCAAGTCATTTACCCTTGGCAACAaccttttgcctgctgagccatcctgccagccttGTGAAGAGTTTCTATGCACTTCTATCTCATCATATAATCCAGCCTAATCCTCCAGATATGTATGAAACACATACTAATATCTACCTGCTAATCCTACATACAACCTATAAAGACTGAGGGTCATAAGGCTACTCCctcggggcgttggtggcgcacacctttaatcccagcattggggaaacagaggcaggcagatctctgtaagttcgaggcctgcctggtctacagaacaagttccagaacagcctccaaaacaatacagagaaaccctgtctggaggggggggtgggaggggctgCGATACTCCTAGCAACTTTCCTTATGTTATCCTTACTCTGTGAAGGGAGCTGTCAGTCCCGCCCTCCACACTTTTACAGCTGCTGATAAAAAAAATGTGCTGTGAGTTCTTCAAATCCTTACCATTAGTCGACAAAGAAAACTCTATTCATCAATAACAGCTGttgaggttttggttttgttataaatttgtattttatggaCAAAGAGTATTCGTGGTCTCCTTCACTGGGCAGGGAGTCCTAGATGACGCATTCAGTTTatcatgtgctaccaccacctggccaaaatCTAACTCTTAAGGAACAGCTGGGGGCATGTAGTTCAGTAGCAGAGACCTGTATATGCTCTagtttccatccccagcaccacacacacaaaattgtcattaaaattaaaatccttAAGAAGTTGATTTTTACCATCCAAAAACAACTTCACTAGGAACCTCTCCTGAACAAGGACTTGCAAGCTTTCTGCAACTCTGAGAAACCCATGTGAggcccagcaagatggctcagcaggtaaaaccAACAAccttgaattcaatccctagaacccacatggtaggaagagaaaactgactccctcaagatgtcctctgacctccacactcaaactgtggtatgtgtatacacacacagccacatagTTAATTAAATACTCCATGTGAACAGCAAGGCTTAGTCTGACCCCAAAGACTGTCAGTTTATCTCTCAGGGAGTCAACTGTGGCAGACAAAAGATACCATCAAGCCCTGCCTGCAAGGAtccaaaagaatatgaaaagggaaaaaaataacagcTATGACTGATGGCACattcctggaatcccagcattacACTCTACTAAGCTGAGCAGGAttcagaattcaaggccagcctacggTATATAATGAGACtttgccaaaaaaacaaaaacaaagaaaaaactaaaaggaTCAGTAAaaggctattacacagaaaaacaggtTGCTTATTTTACCTTCACCAACTTGCCATTGATTTCTGGAAGTTCTCCAAGTTTCCTATTGTCTAGCATTCGGATTTCATAAGACTGtcctagaaaaaaattaattacaaattaCACCTATCACAACTCACTTATCTAGACTTGGAAAGAAAGAATACAGTTGTTGAATATACATGATAACACTATTATTACCAACTAGAAGCTAGGCACTGTGCTAAGCATGTTCATATCCTATTACATGTAATAGATACAACTTTCTAAGTTAAAATCAATCCCAcctttacagataaggaaaccaaaataaaaagtcaaagcaAGCTGTCCAAGGCCGTGTAACTGGTGAACAGCAGAGCGGGGTAGAGTAATACAAATGGGGATAACCACGGATCATGAATTGGAAATGGGCAGACAAAGGACTAAGTGACACATTGTCTCAGAAGGCTCTAGCGTGACAGGTCACACCTCTGTCATGTAAGCATCTACAGTCATACATCATAAGCCCAGCAGTCTCCAGTGTACCAAAAGTGAGAAAGTATCTGACCTTGATTGAGATATGTCAAGGTTTCATCGTGGAGCTTCACTGCTGGAGAGGTGGCGGCGCAAAGAACATACTGAAAAGGTAGGATTTCGTTCTCATTATCAGGAGGTAAACTTGACTCTTCTTGCTTAAAAATGGGCAATGCAAGGACATCactagaacaaaacaaatgattTCTATTAACATCTGATAACGGCACAAAAGCAGattcactaatttttaaaaaattaactgcaAAAGCCTTTGAAAAGCCATAAATACTATTCACTTGGTGAAACTTTGTCCAAGCTGCCAGTACAGGTTATTTGTGACATCTCCCTGACAAAGACTGTAATTAGTAACAAATTCTCTGTTAACATGTACATGTTAAGACCATGTTacaggactcacagagactgaaaataATATCCAGAGTTCCAAAATGTAAATCTAGGACTTTGGGGACAGTGGTTTAGCAATGGGGAGTCTCCCCAAAAGCTGTGTGTTTGGTTATCAATGTGGCAACATTGAGACAGcagaatttttgaaaaataaatcccttaaaCACCACACGAAAGCCTGCTtctgcctataatctcagctaccaggatgctgaggcaggaatgtgagttcaaggccagcatggcttATACTGTAAGATACTATCTcataacaaaacaagaacaaatacaTCAGagatattttggaaattataaaataataaaatagatgcaAACAATTAGCAAACTCTTTCTCTCGCAAACTTTTACCATAGATCTTGTGGGCATTACTCGGTATCCTGATGAACAATCgtttatgttttaaatgttctTAGAAAGTACCAAACTGTAGTGCAATTCCAATTACCTGAAGACAACCCATAAAACTCAAAATAGATTGTCTTAATTTCCTCTGAAGAATATGTACACACTAGGACACTAGGATTAAAATGAACAAGAACTTAAATGTTGGTGAGAAATAGCCATGACTCAGCTTGCCAGTGGAAAGTTAAAAGGACACAACTTTAGAAAAAGGGCTCACCTATAAGCTAAAGGGGAAAATGTAAGGAGTTTGAACAGACACATCCCACATACTGCTCCCAGGAGACATGggttatgaaatgaaaatttcagtacCAGTCATGGGATCCCCAAAAAATGATTCAACAGGGAGCCTCTGGACACCCCCAAAGTAACACAGGATATTGCCATTGCTCAATTAGCCATCACAGCTAAATGATGATGAGACCCtgctgctgaagacaccacacattttcactgcaggacacagaaaaatcaatCTGGAACTGGTCAggaaccaccccccccccatgccaTGGTTTGCTTTCATGGGGCTGGACagtgccatgtggctgctggggagaAAAATTATCAACCTTCTTCCTCAGCACTGGACCTACCCAGACAATGTGTCTAATGGTGGAATGATGGCATGAAGGTTGTGGTGGCAGCCAAATGCTTTCTGAACCAATCTGAAGTCTAccccacaggagggaattcacaCCTCTACTATAAATCTGGTCAGAAGCCTATTTGAGTGAAGGAGTGAACTGTTGTTTTGCAAAATGGCCACGCAGTCAAACTGCTTTCTAATAATTATATTCATA
This DNA window, taken from Cricetulus griseus strain 17A/GY chromosome 2, alternate assembly CriGri-PICRH-1.0, whole genome shotgun sequence, encodes the following:
- the Tfcp2 gene encoding alpha-globin transcription factor CP2 isoform X1; this translates as MAWALKLPLADEVIESGLVQDFDASLSGIGQELGAGAYSMSDVLALPIFKQEESSLPPDNENEILPFQYVLCAATSPAVKLHDETLTYLNQGQSYEIRMLDNRKLGELPEINGKLVKSIFRVVFHDRRLQYTEHQQLEGWRWNRPGDRILDIDIPMSVGIIDPRANPTQLNTVEFLWDPTKRTSVFIQVHCISTEFTMRKHGGEKGVPFRVQIDTFKENENGEYTEHLHSASCQIKVFKPKGADRKQKTDREKMEKRTPHEKEKYQPSYETTILTECSPWPEITYVNNSPSPGFNSSHSSFSLGEGNGSPNHQPEPPPPVSDNLLPTTTPQEAQQWLHRNRFSTFTRLFTNFSGADLLKLTRDDVIQICGPADGIRLFNALKGRMVRPRLTIYVCQESVQLREQQQQQQQPPQQKQEDGDSNGTFFVYHAIYLEELTAVELTEKIAQLFSISPHQISQIYKQGPTGIHVLISDEMIQNFQEEACFILDTMKAETSDSYHVILK
- the Tfcp2 gene encoding alpha-globin transcription factor CP2 isoform X3, yielding MAWALKLPLADEVIESGLVQDFDASLSGIGQELGAGAYSMSDVLALPIFKQEESSLPPDNENEILPFQYVLCAATSPAVKLHDETLTYLNQGQSYEIRMLDNRKLGELPEINGKLVKSIFRVVFHDRRLQYTEHQQLEGWRWNRPGDRILDIDIPMSVGIIDPRANPTQLNTVEFLWDPTKRTSVFIQVHCISTEFTMRKHGGEKGVPFRVQIDTFKENENGEYTEHLHSASCQIKVFKPKGADRKQKTDREKMEKRTPHEKEKYQPSYETTILTECSPWPEITYVNNSPSPGFNSSHSSFSLGEGNGSPNHQPEPPPPVSDNLLPTTTPQEAQQWLHRNRFSTFTRLFTNFSGADLLKLTRDDVIQICGPADGIRLFNALKGRMVRPRLTIYVCQESVQLREQQQQQQQPPQQKQEDGDSNVYHAIYLEELTAVELTEKIAQLFSISPHQISQIYKQGPTGIHVLISDEMIQNFQEEACFILDTMKAETSDSYHVILK
- the Tfcp2 gene encoding alpha-globin transcription factor CP2 isoform X2, which gives rise to MAWALKLPLADEVIESGLVQDFDASLSGIGQELGAGAYSMSDVLALPIFKQEESSLPPDNENEILPFQYVLCAATSPAVKLHDETLTYLNQGQSYEIRMLDNRKLGELPEINGKLVKSIFRVVFHDRRLQYTEHQQLEGWRWNRPGDRILDIDIPMSVGIIDPRANPTQLNTVEFLWDPTKRTSVFIQVHCISTEFTMRKHGGEKGVPFRVQIDTFKENENGEYTEHLHSASCQIKVFKPKGADRKQKTDREKMEKRTPHEKEKYQPSYETTILTECSPWPEITYVNNSPSPGFNSSHSSFSLGEGNGSPNHQPEPPPPVSDNLLPTTTPQEAQQWLHRNRFSTFTRLFTNFSGADLLKLTRDDVIQICGPADGIRLFNALKGRMVRPRLTIYVCQESVQLREQQQQQQQPPQQKQEDGDSNGTFFVYHAIYLEELTAVELTEKIAQLFSISPHQISQIYKQGPTGIHVLISDEMIQNFQEEACFILDTMKETSDSYHVILK
- the Tfcp2 gene encoding alpha-globin transcription factor CP2 isoform X4, which produces MLDNRKLGELPEINGKLVKSIFRVVFHDRRLQYTEHQQLEGWRWNRPGDRILDIDIPMSVGIIDPRANPTQLNTVEFLWDPTKRTSVFIQVHCISTEFTMRKHGGEKGVPFRVQIDTFKENENGEYTEHLHSASCQIKVFKPKGADRKQKTDREKMEKRTPHEKEKYQPSYETTILTECSPWPEITYVNNSPSPGFNSSHSSFSLGEGNGSPNHQPEPPPPVSDNLLPTTTPQEAQQWLHRNRFSTFTRLFTNFSGADLLKLTRDDVIQICGPADGIRLFNALKGRMVRPRLTIYVCQESVQLREQQQQQQQPPQQKQEDGDSNGTFFVYHAIYLEELTAVELTEKIAQLFSISPHQISQIYKQGPTGIHVLISDEMIQNFQEEACFILDTMKAETSDSYHVILK